From Citricoccus sp. SGAir0253, a single genomic window includes:
- a CDS encoding FadR/GntR family transcriptional regulator: MLDWLEQRLRSGEISVGDKLPSERQLAEEFAISRASVREAVRILDAMGLVRSATGSGPSSGAVVISEPSSALAWALRMHIATRSLPVRDIVQTRLLLETQSALDSAAAPDTEQRSEILNQAAELLDTMDDPDLPSGWFHEHDSQFHTLLSSLAGNVVVETIMDSLRQATISYVQETVAGLPNWADVRCTLQDQHKTILEAFRDRRGQDAADALHHHIAWFYSLSEDRNGTNDQATPAPTGTAGAAQRS, encoded by the coding sequence GTGCTCGACTGGCTGGAGCAGCGGTTGAGGTCCGGGGAGATCTCCGTGGGGGACAAACTACCCAGCGAACGCCAGCTCGCCGAGGAGTTCGCCATCTCCCGGGCATCGGTCCGCGAGGCCGTGCGCATCCTCGACGCCATGGGCCTGGTCCGATCCGCGACCGGCTCCGGACCCAGCTCAGGGGCCGTGGTGATCTCCGAACCGTCCTCCGCCCTGGCGTGGGCGCTGCGGATGCACATCGCCACCCGGTCCCTTCCGGTCCGGGACATCGTCCAGACCCGACTCCTGCTGGAAACCCAGTCGGCCCTCGACTCCGCCGCCGCCCCGGACACGGAACAGCGCTCAGAAATCCTGAACCAGGCCGCCGAGCTGCTCGACACCATGGACGACCCGGACCTGCCTTCCGGGTGGTTCCACGAACACGACTCCCAATTCCACACCCTGCTTAGCTCCCTGGCCGGAAACGTGGTGGTCGAAACCATCATGGACTCCCTCCGTCAGGCCACCATCAGCTATGTCCAGGAAACCGTCGCAGGCCTACCCAACTGGGCTGACGTGCGGTGCACCCTTCAAGACCAGCACAAGACCATCCTGGAAGCCTTCCGTGACCGACGCGGCCAGGACGCCGCCGACGCCCTACACCACCACATCGCCTGGTTCTACAGCCTCAGCGAAGACCGCAACGGCACAAACGACCAGGCCACCCCTGCTCCGACGGGCACGGCAGGTGCCGCACAGCGTTCCTAG